A stretch of Natronospira bacteriovora DNA encodes these proteins:
- the cydD gene encoding thiol reductant ABC exporter subunit CydD: MTPDEAAREDLARRSANRADAHWLTRQAPARQRHRLTLLVSLEAVWLILFLLLLAQCIAYLATDGTSLGLADDTLRLGLVLLLIIGLTRYFLQRALARTVTDLAATVTTAIHRRALTRALSPAWRTNQNAGDAELGLRLSEHIEALRPWFETYLPTRTRAIVQPGLILLIAFSLDWLAGLLLLLTAPLIPLFSALIGLGTRALADQQRERLERLGAHFLDRLRALPTLRLFRQSDQQGESVAQAAEAYRRSAMRVLRVAFLSSAVLEFFSAVAIATLAIYIGLALLGFIDVGPAAGMTFQNGLMLLLLAPEFFQPLRQLAGSYHERAAAIAAVPGLRTMLQPAAASSPRQVAASTNAALTRAPTVKLDDVTIQWPEAQRPLLERLSARLEAGQWTTISGPSGCGKSTLAATLLGLRPPQRGRVLLDGRPIEDVTESRHRNALAWLGQETQLLPTSLRRNLDPGRQHRERELLDALAQVGLGDLIRQLPGGLETRLGERGAGISGGEAQRLALARSLLGRPRLLVLDEATASLDPDNEHHILTALKHLKGQLTIVFFSHSEAVAAAADHHLTIRAGGLHESR; encoded by the coding sequence ATGACGCCCGATGAAGCCGCAAGGGAGGATCTGGCCCGGCGGTCAGCCAATCGGGCCGATGCGCACTGGCTGACTCGACAGGCACCCGCCCGCCAGCGCCATCGCCTGACCCTTCTGGTCAGCCTTGAGGCCGTCTGGCTGATCCTGTTCCTGCTGCTGCTGGCACAGTGCATTGCCTATCTGGCCACGGATGGCACAAGCCTGGGTCTTGCCGACGACACGCTACGCCTTGGCCTGGTGCTCCTGCTGATCATCGGACTGACCCGCTACTTTCTGCAGCGGGCGCTGGCCCGGACGGTGACCGATCTGGCCGCCACCGTGACCACCGCCATTCATCGTCGCGCCCTCACCCGGGCCCTCTCGCCGGCCTGGCGCACAAACCAGAACGCCGGCGACGCCGAACTCGGACTGCGTCTGAGTGAACACATCGAGGCGCTGCGACCCTGGTTCGAGACCTACCTGCCGACGCGAACTCGCGCCATTGTCCAGCCTGGGCTGATCCTCCTCATCGCCTTCAGCCTGGATTGGCTGGCTGGCCTGCTTCTGCTTCTGACGGCCCCTCTGATTCCCCTGTTCAGCGCCTTGATTGGCCTGGGCACCCGGGCACTGGCAGACCAGCAGAGAGAGCGCCTGGAGCGACTGGGTGCCCATTTCCTTGATCGCTTGCGTGCCCTTCCCACGCTGCGCCTTTTCCGCCAGAGCGACCAGCAGGGAGAGAGTGTGGCCCAGGCAGCCGAAGCCTACCGGCGGAGCGCCATGCGGGTGCTCCGTGTCGCCTTTCTGTCTTCGGCTGTGCTCGAGTTCTTCAGCGCCGTTGCAATTGCCACCCTGGCCATTTACATCGGCCTTGCCCTGTTGGGTTTCATCGACGTCGGCCCCGCCGCCGGGATGACTTTCCAGAACGGGCTGATGCTGCTTCTGCTGGCCCCCGAATTCTTCCAGCCCTTGCGGCAACTCGCGGGTAGCTACCATGAACGGGCGGCGGCAATCGCTGCGGTGCCCGGTCTCAGGACAATGCTGCAGCCAGCTGCAGCAAGCTCTCCCCGGCAGGTTGCCGCCTCAACGAATGCTGCGCTGACCCGCGCACCCACGGTGAAGCTTGATGATGTCACGATCCAGTGGCCGGAGGCACAACGCCCTCTGCTGGAAAGGCTCAGCGCCCGCCTGGAGGCTGGCCAATGGACCACCATCAGCGGCCCCTCCGGCTGTGGCAAGAGTACACTGGCAGCGACCCTGCTCGGCCTGCGCCCACCCCAGCGCGGACGCGTTCTGCTTGACGGCAGGCCAATCGAGGATGTAACGGAAAGCCGTCATCGGAACGCCCTGGCCTGGCTCGGCCAGGAAACCCAGCTGCTGCCGACCAGTCTCCGACGCAATCTGGATCCGGGTCGTCAACACCGTGAGCGCGAATTGCTGGACGCCCTGGCGCAGGTGGGGCTGGGCGACCTCATCCGCCAGCTACCCGGCGGTCTGGAAACCCGTCTTGGCGAACGCGGTGCCGGTATTTCGGGCGGCGAGGCTCAACGACTGGCCCTCGCCCGAAGTCTTCTGGGCCGGCCACGCCTGCTGGTACTGGACGAGGCGACTGCCAGCCTGGACCCGGACAATGAACACCATATTCTCACCGCCCTGAAACACCTCAAGGGCCAGCTGACCATTGTGTTTTTCTCCCACAGCGAAGCGGTTGCGGCCGCTGCAGACCATCACCTAACCATCCGCGCAGGAGGCCTGCATGAGTCCCGGTGA
- a CDS encoding amino acid ABC transporter ATP-binding/permease protein has product MSPGERRDLHFLLRVLPAGRRGWLVAGSLLSMLAALSSVGLVAASGWLITASGLAGIAAAGGVAITLEIFAPGALIRLFAVTRTAGRYLERLIVHEAVFRLLSRLRRGLFLEYARRPFAVLRRMEDGPLLARMTGDIGRLEQAHAGLILPLQTALVILVLLVPLLGLMLGGAAASLGLVLLLATMMRLHHHLHRQSPREARQALGEARDQARLNRLLSNHAALYFADPGDVMAAEHRRRYLQYAWQKARNERRALGCDAEIQLFFSLFVIALMPAFLVGNSEVPWLAAGTLAVLAAGTVMAGLGGALSRWGGVRVALHRLRTLRQIEGGDSPPGGKLSAPSWRLSAVTLRRGMTDRPVLDGVNLEIKPGERVLITGPSGTGKSRIARLLAGLETADDGTVWLAERPVTDWPENQRFARISLLEQHSVLLSDSVRSNLVLGNPSLDDEKLMQALKAVGLDRGGIGLDQWIDPYRRPLSGGEARRLVLLRTVLSDTPAVILDEPFRGLNAVDRQAVIDWLEPTLAGKTVVLLDHEPDPAWTWQWRHLRMEGGALQTRMSQSDFPGSGNT; this is encoded by the coding sequence ATGAGTCCCGGTGAGCGCAGGGATCTTCACTTTCTGCTGCGTGTGCTGCCCGCAGGCCGAAGGGGATGGCTGGTCGCAGGCAGCCTGTTATCCATGCTGGCTGCCCTTTCCTCGGTAGGCCTGGTGGCTGCTTCGGGCTGGCTGATCACCGCCAGCGGTCTCGCCGGAATTGCGGCGGCGGGGGGTGTGGCCATCACCCTGGAAATCTTTGCCCCGGGCGCCCTGATCCGTCTCTTCGCGGTCACCCGCACGGCCGGACGCTATCTGGAACGGCTGATCGTCCACGAGGCCGTCTTCCGCCTGCTCTCACGACTGCGTCGGGGACTGTTCCTGGAATACGCCCGCCGCCCCTTTGCGGTCCTTCGACGCATGGAAGACGGACCCCTGCTTGCGCGCATGACCGGCGACATCGGCCGCCTGGAGCAAGCCCATGCCGGCCTGATTCTGCCGCTGCAGACCGCACTCGTGATCCTGGTGCTGCTGGTGCCACTGCTGGGTCTGATGCTGGGTGGGGCCGCCGCCAGCCTTGGCCTGGTACTGCTGCTGGCCACCATGATGCGCTTGCACCACCACCTCCATCGGCAATCACCGCGGGAAGCCCGGCAGGCACTGGGAGAAGCCCGGGATCAGGCCCGACTGAACCGCCTTCTGAGCAACCATGCCGCCCTCTACTTCGCAGACCCCGGCGATGTGATGGCCGCTGAGCACCGACGACGCTATCTGCAATATGCCTGGCAGAAGGCCCGCAATGAGCGCCGAGCCCTGGGTTGTGACGCGGAAATCCAGCTGTTCTTCTCCCTGTTCGTGATCGCACTGATGCCGGCCTTCCTGGTCGGCAACAGTGAAGTCCCGTGGCTTGCCGCCGGGACGCTCGCCGTCCTGGCCGCGGGCACGGTCATGGCGGGTCTGGGAGGTGCGCTGTCGCGCTGGGGTGGCGTACGGGTTGCCCTGCACAGGCTGCGCACCCTCCGTCAGATTGAAGGCGGAGACAGTCCCCCCGGCGGCAAGCTGTCGGCGCCGTCATGGAGGCTCTCAGCCGTGACCCTCAGGCGTGGCATGACGGACAGACCGGTGCTCGACGGTGTCAATCTGGAGATCAAGCCGGGTGAACGGGTGCTGATCACTGGCCCCAGCGGCACAGGGAAGAGCCGTATCGCCCGTCTGCTGGCGGGGCTGGAAACGGCTGACGACGGAACGGTGTGGCTGGCAGAACGGCCCGTGACGGACTGGCCGGAGAATCAGCGATTTGCCCGCATCAGCCTGCTTGAACAGCACAGTGTGCTGCTGTCGGATTCGGTGCGTAGCAATCTTGTGCTGGGAAACCCGAGCCTGGACGATGAAAAACTCATGCAGGCGCTGAAGGCGGTCGGCCTTGATCGCGGCGGCATTGGCCTGGATCAGTGGATCGACCCCTACCGTCGTCCCCTGTCAGGCGGAGAGGCCCGTCGCCTGGTCTTGCTGCGTACCGTACTCAGCGACACCCCGGCCGTAATACTGGACGAGCCATTCCGAGGCCTGAATGCCGTGGACCGGCAGGCCGTCATCGACTGGCTCGAACCGACGCTGGCCGGAAAAACCGTGGTGCTGCTGGACCATGAACCCGATCCGGCCTGGACATGGCAGTGGCGCCACCTTCGAATGGAAGGTGGCGCCCTGCAAACGAGAATGAGTCAATCAGATTTCCCCGGATCCGGGAACACTTAG
- a CDS encoding PDZ domain-containing protein: protein MKSAALFLSTVLAAFAIAVPAQALAGDSAWVGAQFEEVGERAQSLGLDRFDHARIAGLSQGGPAQAAGLRQGDVIVSIDGESVSRQQLMARLEAASPGDRWQVEVSRDGLLGELALTLGQPPAVDPPRGDAQSGAGSESAENQIASPHGVEYTPTQAYMAARTAFAGYLQEDMNGDFELEGFIYRGRIFGKFAERHGMYMGFDLMYGLIALADDRPHLNEVGMQLGYFIEPVQNVIVYGAGGFNYVSFVVPVGTGSGDDDFSLNLQFGAAVGITPNMAVHAAYRLEPNDLIDQPILDIGLDVGPVFAGLRRFMDSDINQVIIGYGMSF from the coding sequence GTGAAATCCGCAGCACTGTTTTTGAGTACTGTACTGGCCGCATTTGCCATTGCCGTACCGGCGCAGGCACTGGCCGGAGATTCGGCCTGGGTCGGCGCACAGTTCGAGGAAGTCGGTGAACGTGCGCAATCGTTGGGCCTGGATCGCTTTGATCATGCTCGCATCGCCGGATTGAGCCAGGGTGGGCCTGCTCAAGCGGCGGGACTGCGCCAGGGGGATGTCATTGTATCGATTGATGGTGAATCGGTTTCCCGTCAGCAGCTAATGGCACGGCTGGAGGCTGCCAGCCCGGGCGATCGCTGGCAGGTCGAGGTTTCCCGCGATGGACTGTTGGGCGAGCTGGCCCTCACGCTGGGGCAGCCGCCCGCGGTCGACCCGCCACGCGGCGACGCGCAGTCCGGAGCAGGCAGTGAATCTGCCGAGAACCAGATCGCCAGCCCCCACGGCGTGGAATATACTCCGACACAGGCCTACATGGCCGCCAGAACGGCCTTCGCGGGCTACCTTCAGGAAGACATGAACGGTGACTTTGAGCTGGAGGGGTTCATCTACCGTGGTCGTATATTCGGGAAGTTTGCCGAGCGACACGGCATGTACATGGGCTTTGACCTGATGTACGGGTTGATTGCACTCGCAGACGATCGGCCGCACCTCAACGAAGTCGGAATGCAGCTGGGGTACTTCATTGAACCCGTCCAGAACGTCATCGTCTACGGTGCTGGCGGCTTCAATTATGTAAGCTTCGTCGTTCCCGTGGGTACGGGAAGCGGTGACGATGATTTTTCCCTGAATCTTCAGTTTGGTGCGGCGGTCGGCATCACACCGAACATGGCCGTGCATGCCGCGTACCGCCTGGAGCCGAATGACCTGATTGATCAGCCGATCCTTGATATTGGTCTGGATGTGGGGCCGGTCTTTGCCGGCCTTCGCCGCTTCATGGATTCCGATATCAATCAGGTTATTATCGGCTACGGGATGTCATTCTAA
- a CDS encoding LuxR C-terminal-related transcriptional regulator: MGKLPAVASDGLFSELIEFGYRCAAEPSLWPEFIEQLVSRSGSRSGRMLVLNPTADEVLDSVKFNIDDAFHRQYVEYYVNLCPWRPELKRKQAGRFYSTYHDFSVPQRDFYHTEFFNDWAGPQDVHHGMLGTIAQSERETVQLLLQRTRQQGAYSPAETDAFNDLIPHLRRILKLGREFTRQRLVDAAALEAAQESPDPFLLLDQSARISYLSSEAQALIEACEPLRIQSQKLEVSGSSGRDLRRLIDSCLNASMGQWAQAGGSLRLSDPAGGSLIVTALPIHPDHPLLALERIGFVALFFHAPGRVPSLCWKTLRDVYGFTPAESSLAIQLVAGETLTAIAEQGGVSLNTIRSHLKSLFRKTGVGRQPELVMHLLSGPALRRSAVTPLKLS; this comes from the coding sequence ATGGGGAAGCTTCCGGCCGTTGCGAGTGATGGCCTTTTTTCCGAACTGATTGAATTCGGGTACCGCTGTGCGGCGGAACCGTCACTGTGGCCCGAATTCATCGAGCAACTGGTGTCTCGTTCCGGATCCCGTTCCGGGCGTATGCTGGTGCTCAACCCCACGGCTGATGAAGTCCTGGATAGCGTGAAGTTCAACATCGATGACGCCTTCCATCGCCAGTATGTGGAGTATTACGTCAATCTCTGCCCCTGGCGTCCGGAGTTGAAGCGCAAGCAGGCGGGACGATTCTATTCCACCTATCACGACTTTTCTGTCCCGCAGCGCGATTTCTATCACACGGAGTTCTTCAACGACTGGGCCGGTCCCCAGGATGTCCATCACGGCATGCTCGGCACGATTGCCCAGTCCGAGCGCGAGACCGTCCAGCTTCTGCTGCAGCGGACGCGCCAGCAGGGGGCTTACTCTCCGGCCGAGACGGATGCCTTCAATGACCTGATTCCCCATCTTCGGCGGATACTGAAGCTTGGGCGTGAGTTCACGCGGCAGCGCCTTGTGGACGCGGCCGCGCTGGAGGCCGCACAGGAAAGTCCCGATCCGTTCCTGCTGCTGGATCAAAGCGCGCGAATCAGCTATCTGAGCAGCGAGGCGCAGGCCCTGATTGAAGCCTGCGAGCCCTTGCGAATACAGAGCCAGAAGCTTGAGGTCAGTGGCTCTTCCGGGCGTGATTTGCGCCGCCTGATCGATTCCTGTCTGAATGCCTCCATGGGACAGTGGGCCCAGGCGGGAGGATCCTTGCGCCTCAGCGACCCCGCCGGAGGCAGCCTGATCGTGACCGCGCTGCCGATCCACCCGGATCACCCCCTGCTGGCCCTTGAGCGAATAGGTTTCGTTGCCCTCTTTTTCCATGCTCCCGGGCGGGTACCCAGCCTCTGCTGGAAGACGTTGCGGGATGTCTACGGTTTTACACCCGCCGAATCGAGCCTGGCCATTCAGCTTGTGGCCGGTGAAACGCTGACCGCAATCGCCGAACAGGGCGGTGTTTCCCTGAATACCATTCGTTCCCACCTCAAGTCCCTGTTTCGCAAGACCGGCGTCGGGCGGCAGCCGGAGCTTGTGATGCACTTGCTGTCGGGCCCGGCTCTACGCCGCTCCGCTGTTACACCGCTGAAGCTATCCTGA
- a CDS encoding alpha/beta fold hydrolase, with translation MSDIRFDHYPGPDPAIVMIHGWTCRRSDWNAQIDHLNGRHEMLALDLPGHGDSPVDERAQWTMQAFAGDVVDCLQKLASETVVIMGHSMGGTVALEAAALAPERVKGVILADTFLINYGALTAEEITGFYQPFSDDFHSAMDTLIENTTGPDTGDELKSRLKRQMGEADPAWALAAWEQLLNWNPAPVWPKLKCPVHAINCPLIPDTTRERLGAHMSETVIPGSGHFLQMEVPAAFNAAMDDAIRRF, from the coding sequence ATGAGCGATATCCGCTTCGATCACTACCCCGGCCCTGACCCAGCGATAGTGATGATTCACGGATGGACCTGCCGCCGAAGCGACTGGAACGCACAGATTGACCACTTGAACGGTCGGCACGAGATGCTTGCCCTTGACCTCCCCGGCCATGGCGACAGTCCGGTCGACGAACGAGCCCAGTGGACGATGCAGGCCTTCGCCGGAGACGTTGTCGATTGCTTACAGAAGCTTGCATCCGAGACGGTCGTCATCATGGGCCATTCCATGGGCGGCACTGTCGCACTGGAGGCCGCGGCCCTGGCACCGGAGCGCGTTAAAGGGGTTATTCTGGCCGATACTTTCCTGATCAACTACGGGGCGCTGACCGCCGAGGAAATCACTGGCTTCTACCAGCCCTTTTCTGACGACTTTCATTCCGCCATGGACACACTGATCGAGAACACCACCGGTCCCGATACCGGCGACGAGCTGAAGTCACGACTCAAGAGACAGATGGGCGAGGCCGACCCAGCCTGGGCACTGGCGGCCTGGGAACAGCTGCTCAACTGGAATCCAGCTCCGGTCTGGCCAAAGTTGAAGTGCCCGGTTCATGCCATAAACTGCCCGCTCATCCCGGACACGACCCGTGAACGCCTGGGCGCCCACATGAGCGAGACCGTCATCCCCGGCAGTGGGCATTTCCTGCAAATGGAAGTGCCCGCCGCGTTCAATGCCGCCATGGATGACGCCATCCGTCGTTTCTGA